From a single Phragmites australis chromosome 7, lpPhrAust1.1, whole genome shotgun sequence genomic region:
- the LOC133923872 gene encoding probable indole-3-pyruvate monooxygenase YUCCA9 — protein MVLLPADRMDSLFSPRCVWVNGPIIVGAGPSGLAVAACLREQGVPYVVLERADCIASLWQKRTYDRLKLHLPKQFCELPRMPFPDHYPEYPTRRQFIDYLEDYAAKFEIKPEFNSTVLSARYNETSGLWRVRTAVPGAGEVEYIGSWLVVATGENAESVVPGIPGLDGFAGEVTHVSNYKSGESYRGKRVLVVGCGNSGMEVSLDLCDHGARPAMVVRDAVHVLPREVLGKSTFELAVLLMRWLPLWIVDKIMVLLAWLVLGDLAKLGLRRPAAGPLELKETHGRTPVLDYGALARIRAGDIAVVPAVKRFAKSHVELADGRALDFDAVVLATGYRSNVPQWLQGNDFFNKDGYPKTAFPHGWKGQSGLYAVGFTRRGLSGASADAVRIAKDLGNVWKEETKPNKRAGACHRRCISVVF, from the exons ATGGTGCTTCTTCCCGCTGATCGCATGGACAGCCTCTTCTCCCCGCGCTGCGTGTGGGTGAACGGCCCCATCATCGTCGGCGCCGGTCCTTCGGGGCTGGCAGTGGCGGCGTGCCTGCGCGAGCAGGGCGTCCCCTACGTGGTGCTGGAGCGCGCCGACTGCATCGCCTCGCTGTGGCAGAAGCGCACCTACGACCGCCTCAAGCTGCACCTGCCCAAGCAGTTCTGCGAGCTCCCGCGGATGCCCTTCCCGGACCACTACCCGGAGTACCCCACCCGCCGCCAGTTCATCGACTATCTCGAGGACTACGCCGCCAAGTTCGAGATCAAGCCGGAGTTCAACAGCACCGTGCTGTCGGCCCGCTACAACGAGACCTCCGGGCTCTGGCGCGTGCGCACCGCCGTCCCCGGTGCCGGGGAGGTGGAGTACATCGGGAGCTGGCTCGTCGTCGCCACCGGCGAGAACGCCGAGAGCGTCGTCCCGGGCATCCCGGGCCTTGACGGCTTCGCCGGTGAGGTCACCCACGTCAGCAACTACAAGTCCGGCGAGTCCTACCGCGGCAAGCGCGTGCTCGTGGTCGGCTGCGGAAACTCCGGTATGGAGGTCTCCCTCGACCTCTGCGACCACGGCGCCCGCCCCGCCATGGTGGTGCGCGACGCCGTGCACGTCCTCCCCCGCGAGGTGCTCGGCAAGTCCACTTTCGAGCTCGCCGTGCTCCTCATGCGCTGGCTCCCGCTCTGGATCGTCGACAAGATCATGGTCCTCCTCGCCTGGCTCGTCCTCGGCGACCTCGCCAAGCTCGGGCTCCGTCGCCCCGCCGCCGGCCCACTCGAGCTCAAGGAGACCCACGGCCGCACCCCGGTCCTTGACTACGGCGCGCTCGCACGCATCCGCGCCGGTGACATCGCCGTCGTCCCCGCCGTCAAACGCTTCGCCAAGAGCCATGTCGAGCTCGCCGACGGCCGCGCACTCGACTTCGACGCCGTCGTCCTCGCCACCGGCTACCGCAGCAACGTGCCCCAATGGCTCCAG GGCAATGATTTCTTCAACAAGGACGGATACCCCAAGACCGCGTTCCCCCACGGGTGGAAGGGCCAGTCCGGCCTCTACGCCGTCGGCTTCACCCGGCGCGGGCTCTCCGGTGCCTCCGCCGACGCCGTGCGCATCGCCAAGGACCTCGGCAACGTGTGGAAGGAGGAGACCAAGCCCAACAAGAGGGCCGGAGCCTGCCACAGGCGGTGCATCTCCGTCGTCTTCTAA